A single genomic interval of Synergistaceae bacterium harbors:
- a CDS encoding uracil-DNA glycosylase — protein sequence MADININSIWEDLSNQIKNCNKCVLCKTRKNVVVGEGRRENCKLVIVGEGPGETEDEQGRPFVGNAGILLTRFLNDAKIDRASIYITNIVKCRPPGNRDPSKNESFLCSEFLESQLLLLHPSLVVTLGKPATQSLLNTSKGITQLRGNWVDWRGIQLMPTFHPSYLLRQHAREDYDKLVSVVRKDFASVRMKLDALK from the coding sequence ATGGCTGATATAAATATTAATTCAATCTGGGAAGATTTAAGCAATCAAATTAAAAATTGCAATAAGTGCGTTTTATGCAAGACCCGCAAAAATGTCGTAGTCGGTGAAGGCAGGCGCGAAAATTGCAAGCTCGTAATAGTCGGAGAAGGCCCCGGCGAAACTGAAGACGAACAAGGCCGCCCATTTGTAGGGAATGCAGGCATTTTATTGACTCGTTTTCTCAATGACGCAAAAATAGACCGCGCCTCAATTTACATAACAAATATAGTGAAATGCAGACCGCCGGGCAATAGAGACCCGTCAAAAAATGAGTCTTTCTTATGCAGCGAATTTCTCGAGTCTCAATTATTATTATTGCACCCTTCACTTGTCGTAACACTAGGCAAGCCCGCAACACAAAGCCTGCTAAATACAAGTAAGGGCATAACTCAACTGCGGGGGAACTGGGTAGACTGGCGGGGGATTCAATTAATGCCGACATTTCACCCAAGTTATTTATTACGGCAGCACGCAAGAGAAGACTACGACAAATTAGTAAGTGTAGTGCGTAAAGATTTCGCCTCAGTTAGAATGAAACTCGACGCGCTGAAATAA
- the uppS gene encoding di-trans,poly-cis-decaprenylcistransferase, which yields MTEIITNNDNSIRKPKHLAIILDGNGRWAKKRGLPRLMGHRAGLRKLENMVRLVKREGIRYFSVYAFSTENWNRPVMEVTGLMSLFRYYIRRKVDEIKSEGARIRFCGRKDRLPEDLLTQMKWAEDYTADQKILDFILCINYGGRAEILDAVNSLINSGHTGQVTEGDLRKHFYLPDVPDPDLIIRTSGELRLSNFWLWESAYSEYYFTDIHWPDFDEAELKKALDDYAGRERRYGGLKS from the coding sequence TTGACAGAAATAATCACAAATAATGATAACTCAATAAGAAAGCCTAAGCACCTCGCAATAATTCTTGACGGCAACGGACGCTGGGCAAAGAAACGGGGACTCCCTCGATTAATGGGACATAGAGCAGGCCTGCGAAAACTTGAAAATATGGTCAGACTCGTTAAACGTGAAGGAATCAGATATTTTTCTGTATATGCATTCTCGACTGAAAACTGGAATCGCCCAGTAATGGAAGTTACCGGCCTTATGAGCCTATTTCGTTATTATATCCGCCGAAAAGTTGACGAGATTAAATCAGAAGGCGCGAGAATAAGATTTTGCGGACGTAAAGACAGACTCCCTGAAGATTTATTAACTCAAATGAAATGGGCTGAAGACTACACGGCCGATCAGAAAATTTTAGATTTTATTCTGTGCATTAACTACGGCGGGCGGGCTGAAATTCTTGACGCTGTGAACTCTCTTATAAATTCAGGTCATACCGGCCAAGTTACAGAAGGGGATTTGCGAAAACATTTTTATTTGCCCGATGTTCCTGACCCTGATTTAATAATTAGAACGAGCGGCGAGTTAAGACTAAGCAATTTCTGGCTATGGGAATCAGCATACAGCGAATATTATTTTACGGATATACACTGGCCTGATTTTGACGAGGCAGAATTAAAGAAGGCACTTGACGATTACGCAGGGAGGGAGCGTCGTTATGGCGGGCTTAAAAGTTGA
- a CDS encoding phosphatidate cytidylyltransferase, with the protein MAGLKVDRELRLRTLSSIVIAGVIIFAIYTGGLFWKILAGLIAIISLSEYYKLLGRLEGVRLSPGIGYIFSLIFLIAAMRENPQPIVLAMILSLCVFAVFMLEVFRRQTTKGTSYAISNSGGIISGVIYISIPWTCMIMLREYAFGREMLITLFVCTWACDVGAYIGGKSFGTIKLCPYVSQGKTIQGFVAGIIGSLLANAVLIYSYSLPTYPTILIGFICGIAGQFGDLAESLIKREAGQKDSGNIIPGHGGMLDRFDSILFNGLLTYLALRVIL; encoded by the coding sequence ATGGCGGGCTTAAAAGTTGATCGCGAGCTGCGTTTGAGGACTCTTAGCAGTATAGTTATAGCCGGAGTCATTATATTTGCGATTTACACGGGCGGATTATTCTGGAAAATTTTAGCGGGATTAATAGCTATTATTTCACTCAGTGAATACTATAAACTTTTAGGAAGGCTTGAGGGCGTGAGACTTTCACCGGGAATCGGCTATATTTTCTCGTTGATATTCTTAATTGCGGCAATGAGAGAGAATCCGCAGCCCATAGTATTAGCTATGATTCTTTCTTTGTGTGTGTTTGCTGTATTCATGCTTGAAGTTTTCAGGCGGCAGACGACAAAGGGCACGAGTTACGCAATTTCTAATTCAGGCGGAATTATTTCCGGAGTGATTTATATTTCGATTCCTTGGACTTGTATGATAATGCTGCGTGAATATGCTTTCGGGCGCGAGATGTTAATAACTTTATTTGTTTGCACTTGGGCTTGTGATGTAGGAGCTTATATCGGGGGCAAATCTTTCGGGACTATAAAATTATGTCCGTATGTGAGTCAGGGTAAGACGATTCAGGGATTTGTCGCCGGCATAATCGGGAGTCTTCTTGCAAATGCCGTATTAATTTATTCATATAGTCTGCCTACTTATCCGACTATATTAATCGGGTTTATATGCGGTATTGCCGGACAATTCGGGGACTTGGCCGAGTCATTAATAAAGCGTGAGGCCGGGCAGAAAGATTCAGGAAATATTATCCCCGGACATGGCGGAATGCTTGACAGATTCGACAGTATTTTATTTAACGGGCTGTTAACTTACTTAGCACTGAGGGTGATACTATGA
- a CDS encoding 1-deoxy-D-xylulose-5-phosphate reductoisomerase, whose amino-acid sequence MINLAVIGATGSVGSSVMSVCEAWPDKICVKAIAANSRSEKLLNLAGKFNVKKVYIYQESGESGLEEIANDPEINHIVFSSSGTDAIKALCTALKSGKNISLANKESIVVAGKWVMPLINHPEQLRPVDSEHNAIWQCLHGENKKFIRKIFLTASGGPFRNYNHEQLKNVTPEMALNHPVWNMGAKITIDSATLMNKGIELIEAMFLFGLESSQVDAFISPGSFVHGLIEFEDGSVKLLAAEPDMKLPAASAIFWPERFFPCESFKRPDFLSHEIKFFDIDITRFPAMRIAREVMRIKGAAPAVMVGADEIAVNLFLSGQIGFNDIAALVEETLNNCSLSEPGSLDDAIECLNNARIKARELSKKFAV is encoded by the coding sequence ATGATAAATCTTGCAGTAATAGGAGCGACGGGCAGTGTCGGGAGTTCTGTAATGTCAGTGTGTGAGGCTTGGCCCGATAAAATCTGCGTGAAGGCAATCGCGGCTAATTCAAGATCAGAGAAATTATTAAATCTCGCTGGAAAATTTAATGTAAAAAAAGTATATATCTATCAGGAATCCGGCGAGTCAGGGCTTGAAGAGATAGCTAATGATCCTGAAATAAATCATATAGTTTTCTCGTCTTCAGGAACTGACGCAATAAAAGCACTATGCACCGCGCTAAAATCAGGTAAAAATATTTCACTCGCAAATAAAGAAAGTATCGTAGTAGCCGGTAAATGGGTAATGCCCCTAATAAATCATCCTGAACAACTGCGCCCAGTTGACAGCGAACATAATGCGATTTGGCAATGTTTACACGGTGAAAATAAAAAATTTATCCGCAAAATTTTCTTAACAGCATCGGGAGGGCCGTTCAGAAATTATAATCATGAGCAGCTAAAAAATGTAACTCCGGAAATGGCCTTAAATCATCCGGTTTGGAACATGGGCGCAAAAATTACGATTGACAGTGCTACACTCATGAATAAGGGCATAGAATTAATAGAAGCAATGTTCTTATTTGGACTCGAGTCTTCACAAGTCGACGCGTTTATTTCGCCGGGGTCATTCGTTCATGGCTTGATAGAATTTGAAGACGGGAGCGTGAAATTATTAGCTGCTGAACCTGATATGAAATTGCCGGCTGCCTCTGCTATTTTCTGGCCTGAAAGATTCTTCCCGTGTGAAAGTTTCAAGCGGCCCGATTTTCTCTCACATGAGATAAAATTTTTTGATATTGATATTACGAGATTCCCCGCAATGAGAATCGCCCGTGAAGTCATGCGCATAAAGGGAGCTGCTCCGGCTGTAATGGTAGGTGCTGACGAGATAGCGGTAAATTTATTTTTATCGGGACAAATAGGATTTAATGATATTGCGGCACTCGTTGAAGAGACTTTAAATAATTGCAGCTTGAGCGAGCCGGGTAGTCTTGATGACGCTATAGAATGTCTTAATAATGCGAGAATAAAAGCTCGTGAACTCTCTAAAAAATTTGCGGTGTAA
- a CDS encoding MBL fold metallo-hydrolase — MRLTMLGTGNALVTECYNTCFVMRSDSGNVLIDTGGGNYILHQLKRANLDLQDIHDIFITHSHIDHLLGLIWIIRISAQRMNKNKFDGNINIYSHDKVLNLIIELADKLLLPYQAGFIGKRIHLINIDNHESRKIAGLDFTFFDIGSNRTKQFGFSVKYDGSKKLTCCGDEPCKKESEIYVNNSDWLLHEAFCLYSQADRFKPYEKNHSTVKDASELAQRLHVKNLLLYHTEDENLLNRRELYTQEAKNYFTGNIFIPDDLETLTL, encoded by the coding sequence ATGCGCTTAACTATGTTAGGAACAGGAAACGCCCTCGTTACTGAATGTTATAATACCTGCTTTGTTATGAGATCTGACTCCGGCAATGTTTTAATTGACACAGGCGGCGGAAATTATATTTTGCATCAGTTAAAGCGCGCTAATCTTGATTTACAGGATATTCACGACATTTTTATAACTCATTCGCATATAGATCACTTGTTAGGCCTAATTTGGATAATAAGAATCTCAGCCCAGCGCATGAATAAGAATAAATTTGACGGGAATATAAATATTTACTCTCATGATAAAGTGTTAAATCTTATAATTGAACTCGCTGATAAATTATTATTGCCGTATCAGGCCGGTTTTATCGGGAAGCGGATTCATTTAATAAATATCGACAATCACGAGTCAAGAAAGATAGCGGGGCTTGACTTCACATTTTTTGATATAGGCTCAAATCGCACTAAACAATTCGGGTTCAGCGTGAAATATGACGGCTCGAAAAAATTAACCTGCTGCGGTGATGAGCCATGCAAGAAAGAAAGCGAGATTTACGTAAATAATTCTGACTGGCTTTTACATGAGGCGTTTTGCTTATATTCTCAAGCTGATAGATTCAAGCCCTATGAAAAAAATCACTCGACAGTGAAGGACGCAAGCGAGCTAGCACAAAGATTACACGTTAAAAATTTGCTGTTATATCACACTGAAGACGAGAATTTATTAAACCGGCGCGAATTATACACTCAAGAAGCAAAAAATTATTTCACCGGCAATATTTTTATACCCGATGATTTAGAGACTCTTACGCTGTAA
- a CDS encoding dicarboxylate/amino acid:cation symporter, with translation MSYQEFNADSKNLSGAMEFIYNETGKYITNNRELTRAQLMSEECINKLLEHSDNTANNKILINIKKFFGSVKINISVKGQKFDFEDSLNLGIDFNQENISDETADAISNLLIKSFAGKLHYKHHRGTNSIIITASKSPYTSLYYTGAALILALITGFLMKNFASEAACVYFNDMFLSSVNKIFMNCLKLCAVALVFFSVASCIANIGNLSDLKKIGWTLSICFILLQILALITGMITFYTLKPGANIVTNSINTSNIISGSVSVRDTIINIFPDNLVKPFLNGDMLQLIVLAVFLGWAVIKTGTSTFKKFLDECNTIFMQITTLIMKFIPFVVFCSVTSLIITIGGKTMTSLIGILIAFETAFIAVIIITILLAAFIGRLSPVKILLKTMPVIVTSFVSCSSSAAIPENLKSCEKMGVSPKLYTISISLGTAINKLGSCIQLSLGTLTLAYIYGINIEPLTALSMIFTFLMLGLAAPVIPGGTFISISAILVMIGCPIEAIALLMSIAPGIDMVSSIVNAYGSTMATLIAASHENMIDRQIFNS, from the coding sequence TTGTCATATCAAGAATTTAATGCGGACTCTAAAAATTTGTCGGGAGCTATGGAATTTATTTATAACGAGACAGGAAAATATATCACGAATAACAGAGAATTAACCCGCGCTCAATTAATGTCTGAAGAGTGTATTAATAAATTGCTTGAACACTCGGATAATACAGCAAATAATAAGATTCTCATAAATATCAAAAAATTTTTTGGCAGCGTCAAAATAAATATATCAGTTAAGGGACAAAAATTTGACTTTGAAGACAGCCTAAATCTTGGTATAGACTTCAATCAAGAGAATATTTCAGACGAAACGGCCGACGCAATCTCGAATTTACTTATTAAATCATTTGCCGGAAAATTGCATTATAAACATCACAGGGGCACGAACTCTATAATTATAACCGCGTCAAAATCCCCCTATACTTCACTTTATTATACCGGAGCGGCTTTAATTCTTGCGTTAATAACCGGCTTTCTCATGAAAAATTTTGCGTCTGAGGCTGCCTGCGTTTATTTTAATGACATGTTTTTATCGAGCGTGAATAAAATTTTTATGAATTGCCTTAAATTATGCGCTGTAGCACTTGTATTTTTCTCCGTCGCGTCATGTATTGCCAATATCGGGAATCTTTCAGACTTGAAGAAAATCGGCTGGACTCTGTCAATATGTTTTATTTTGCTGCAAATTCTCGCGCTTATTACAGGCATGATAACATTTTACACTTTAAAGCCGGGCGCAAATATAGTAACAAATTCAATAAATACAAGTAATATTATTTCCGGCTCGGTCTCAGTCCGCGACACAATTATAAATATATTCCCTGACAATCTTGTTAAACCTTTCTTGAACGGTGATATGCTGCAATTAATAGTCCTTGCTGTTTTCTTGGGCTGGGCTGTGATTAAAACAGGAACTAGCACATTTAAAAAATTTCTCGACGAGTGCAATACAATTTTTATGCAGATTACTACTTTAATAATGAAATTTATTCCCTTTGTAGTATTCTGTTCTGTAACGTCGCTGATTATTACAATAGGCGGCAAAACTATGACATCACTAATCGGGATATTAATAGCGTTCGAGACAGCTTTTATTGCGGTAATTATAATAACTATTCTGCTGGCTGCCTTCATAGGAAGATTAAGCCCTGTAAAAATTTTGCTTAAAACAATGCCGGTTATCGTTACATCTTTTGTATCATGTTCGAGCAGTGCCGCAATTCCCGAAAATCTTAAATCCTGCGAAAAAATGGGAGTCAGTCCTAAACTCTACACGATTTCTATATCACTGGGAACTGCAATAAATAAGCTCGGAAGCTGTATACAATTATCACTGGGAACTCTGACACTTGCTTATATATACGGGATAAATATAGAGCCTTTAACAGCGCTGTCAATGATTTTCACGTTTTTAATGCTCGGTCTTGCTGCTCCAGTTATACCGGGGGGGACGTTTATATCAATTTCTGCGATTCTAGTAATGATAGGCTGCCCTATTGAAGCAATCGCGCTTTTAATGTCAATTGCCCCGGGAATCGATATGGTAAGCTCGATAGTAAATGCTTACGGGTCTACAATGGCTACACTTATAGCGGCCTCTCATGAAAATATGATAGATAGACAAATTTTTAACTCGTGA
- a CDS encoding LysR family transcriptional regulator, translating into MELRTLKYFLEVAEQESVTKAALKLHLTQPTLSRQIAMLEQETGKKLYIRTNYNIKLTEDGILLKERAREIIELEAKTLAELVNSDNANITGTVYIGAGETSGVRHLAKIIKSLREDHPGIKYRMISGDSEDITEKLDKGLIDFGLFVGKVNLDKYNCVSLPDSDRWGVIVRLSDKLSIKSFITPEDLRGRELLFSHQAKSQGEFSNWLGYPLENLNIIGTHNLAFNASIMVREGLGLLVTIEGIISTLTENKLKFIPFRPEIKAGLVLAWKKDAYFTKAARKFLEYFSII; encoded by the coding sequence ATGGAATTAAGAACGCTAAAATATTTTCTTGAAGTAGCCGAGCAGGAGAGCGTAACAAAAGCTGCCTTAAAATTGCACTTAACACAGCCGACTCTTTCACGTCAAATCGCAATGTTAGAACAAGAAACCGGCAAAAAATTATATATACGCACAAATTATAATATCAAGCTCACAGAAGACGGCATATTACTCAAGGAACGGGCGCGAGAAATTATAGAACTTGAGGCAAAAACTTTAGCGGAACTTGTTAATTCAGATAATGCAAATATTACCGGAACTGTTTATATAGGCGCAGGAGAAACATCAGGAGTCAGGCATTTAGCGAAAATAATAAAATCTTTGCGTGAAGATCACCCCGGCATAAAATATCGCATGATTAGCGGCGACTCTGAAGACATAACGGAAAAACTTGACAAGGGATTAATTGATTTCGGCTTATTTGTCGGTAAAGTCAATCTCGATAAATATAATTGCGTCTCTCTTCCTGATTCAGACAGATGGGGCGTAATTGTGAGACTCAGCGATAAATTATCAATAAAAAGTTTTATTACCCCTGAAGACTTGCGCGGGCGTGAATTATTATTCTCTCATCAGGCAAAATCACAGGGCGAATTCTCTAACTGGCTGGGCTATCCACTTGAAAATTTAAATATTATCGGGACTCATAATCTTGCATTTAATGCGTCAATAATGGTGCGTGAGGGGCTTGGTCTGCTCGTTACAATCGAGGGAATAATAAGCACTCTCACTGAAAACAAGTTAAAATTTATACCGTTTAGACCTGAAATTAAGGCCGGACTCGTTCTAGCATGGAAAAAGGACGCATATTTCACTAAGGCAGCTAGAAAATTTCTTGAATATTTCTCGATAATATAA
- the hisB gene encoding imidazoleglycerol-phosphate dehydratase HisB: MRHCEILRETRETNIKLCLNLDGTGKNNIKTGCGFLDHMLNLFASHGKFDLDIHCDGDTFVDYHHTVEDIGIALGQAFNKTLGEKRGITRYGHIILPMDEALILTAIDFSGRAYLGWDMNINAQKVGDFDTELAQEFWLGFVRNSLSTLHFKQLSGTNAHHIIECAFKSAARSIAQAVKINLDYITEIPSTKGVL; this comes from the coding sequence ATGAGACATTGCGAAATTTTACGCGAAACACGCGAGACAAATATAAAACTTTGCTTAAATCTTGACGGCACAGGCAAGAATAATATAAAAACTGGCTGCGGATTTCTTGATCACATGTTGAATTTATTTGCTTCACATGGAAAATTTGATTTAGATATTCACTGCGATGGAGATACTTTTGTTGACTATCATCACACAGTCGAAGATATAGGAATCGCGCTCGGTCAGGCATTTAATAAAACACTCGGCGAAAAACGCGGCATAACTCGTTACGGACATATAATTTTGCCGATGGATGAGGCATTAATTCTCACTGCTATAGATTTTTCAGGGCGGGCTTATTTGGGCTGGGACATGAATATAAACGCTCAAAAGGTGGGAGATTTTGACACTGAACTTGCGCAGGAGTTCTGGCTCGGCTTTGTGAGAAATTCTCTTAGCACTCTACATTTTAAGCAGTTATCAGGAACTAACGCACATCATATAATAGAATGCGCCTTTAAATCAGCTGCCCGGAGTATAGCTCAGGCCGTGAAAATTAATCTTGATTATATAACTGAAATCCCCTCGACAAAGGGCGTGCTATAA
- a CDS encoding nucleotidyltransferase domain-containing protein yields the protein MYGEKISIDDKEIFKEVIDAILSVLGDDALKIILYGSVARGDNTPESDVDIAVITATQHDWRDREKVIDAVDSLNLKYDTLFSVLLIDSYKFFVRKYEIPFYRNVNKEGIILWKNHRA from the coding sequence ATGTACGGCGAAAAAATTAGCATTGACGATAAAGAAATTTTTAAAGAAGTAATTGACGCTATATTATCAGTCTTAGGAGATGACGCTCTGAAAATTATTCTTTATGGATCAGTAGCAAGAGGAGATAACACGCCGGAGTCAGATGTCGATATTGCAGTGATTACAGCAACACAGCATGATTGGCGCGATAGAGAGAAAGTAATTGATGCAGTTGATTCGCTTAATTTGAAATATGATACTCTATTTTCTGTATTATTGATTGATTCATATAAATTTTTTGTACGTAAGTACGAAATACCTTTTTATAGAAATGTAAACAAGGAGGGAATAATACTTTGGAAGAATCACCGCGCCTAG
- a CDS encoding nitroreductase family protein: protein MEESPRLDYSKYRLDLANECLSDSKKDFEEERLKSSLNRSYYAIFDALRAVTILDNFDSKKHSEIISYFNREYIRTEIFDKDTYKLIDSAFRLRNYADYDDFYLVSKKEVQTQINSAEKIINMIRPYLESRWAEITKEEENFMNAIFTRVSTRQFESREVESKYIIKILRAAMAAPSAMNQQPWEFWVITDKDLIMRLSQATPYAKPAANAPVLIVPCYNIANLRVPEMVNIDMAISVENILLEAEELGLGAVMLGIAPDEERMKAVEKILQLPENFRAFTIIPVGWPVNKHPQEDRYEPSRIHVI, encoded by the coding sequence TTGGAAGAATCACCGCGCCTAGATTATTCAAAATATCGTTTAGATCTCGCTAATGAATGTCTATCTGATTCAAAAAAAGATTTCGAGGAAGAACGGCTTAAATCTTCATTAAATCGGTCTTATTATGCAATCTTTGACGCATTGAGAGCTGTAACTATTCTTGATAATTTTGATTCAAAAAAGCATTCGGAAATAATTTCTTATTTCAATCGCGAATATATTAGAACTGAAATATTTGATAAAGATACATATAAATTAATAGACTCTGCATTTAGATTAAGAAATTATGCAGATTATGATGATTTCTATCTTGTCAGCAAAAAAGAAGTTCAAACGCAGATAAATAGCGCGGAAAAAATTATTAACATGATTCGCCCGTATTTAGAATCACGCTGGGCAGAAATTACAAAGGAGGAAGAAAATTTTATGAACGCAATTTTTACACGAGTCAGCACGAGACAATTTGAGTCCCGTGAAGTAGAAAGCAAGTACATCATCAAAATTTTACGTGCAGCAATGGCCGCTCCCAGTGCAATGAATCAACAGCCGTGGGAATTCTGGGTAATTACTGACAAAGATTTAATCATGCGGCTTTCACAAGCTACACCGTATGCAAAGCCCGCAGCAAATGCCCCTGTTTTAATAGTGCCTTGCTATAATATCGCGAATTTACGAGTTCCCGAAATGGTAAATATTGACATGGCTATATCTGTTGAAAATATTTTACTTGAGGCTGAAGAACTCGGACTCGGTGCTGTAATGCTGGGTATAGCTCCGGATGAAGAAAGAATGAAAGCTGTAGAAAAAATTTTACAGTTACCCGAAAATTTTAGAGCGTTTACTATTATTCCCGTTGGCTGGCCGGTTAATAAGCACCCTCAAGAAGATAGATATGAGCCCTCAAGAATCCACGTTATATAA
- the rsmG gene encoding 16S rRNA (guanine(527)-N(7))-methyltransferase RsmG, producing the protein MSPQESTLYKFADLLNSCKRARLTGTRGSEEIYNLQIIDCLESLKFLPEVRNIIDVGSGGGLPGVVWAIMRPESQITLIDSINKKCEAMQEIINSLEINNINIICARSEDFAVNHREKFDIACARAVASAGVTAELLAPLVKISGQIITFKGEKVHDEISEVNNKWHKLGLSEPEIKFYGNNDSNKCLVIWEKISKCPGIYPRKAGQASIKKFWE; encoded by the coding sequence ATGAGCCCTCAAGAATCCACGTTATATAAATTTGCTGATTTACTGAATTCATGCAAGCGGGCGAGACTCACAGGGACTCGTGGCAGTGAAGAAATTTATAACCTGCAAATTATTGACTGCTTAGAGTCTCTAAAATTTTTGCCTGAAGTAAGAAATATTATAGATGTCGGCAGCGGGGGCGGTCTTCCCGGTGTAGTCTGGGCAATAATGAGGCCTGAATCGCAAATTACTTTAATCGACAGCATAAATAAAAAATGTGAGGCCATGCAGGAAATAATTAACTCTCTTGAAATAAATAATATAAATATAATTTGTGCGAGAAGTGAAGATTTTGCAGTTAATCACCGTGAAAAATTTGATATAGCCTGCGCCCGGGCTGTTGCAAGTGCTGGAGTAACTGCGGAATTATTAGCTCCACTTGTGAAAATTTCAGGACAAATAATAACTTTCAAAGGCGAAAAAGTTCACGACGAGATCAGCGAGGTTAATAATAAATGGCATAAACTGGGACTCTCTGAACCTGAAATAAAATTTTACGGGAATAATGACTCTAATAAATGCCTAGTTATATGGGAGAAAATTTCAAAGTGTCCTGGCATTTATCCGAGAAAAGCAGGCCAAGCAAGCATAAAAAAATTTTGGGAGTGA
- a CDS encoding iron-containing alcohol dehydrogenase: protein MQNFTWHNPTELIFGKDTVKDLAPRLKADNIKGVLLVFGGKGTFKSGAYSQVTEMLNKAGINFSEVNDVKSNPRIDKVREGISRVKAGGIDAILPVGGGSVFDTSKSIAAGSCYDGDVWDLFEDKSKISKALPIYGVLTASASSSEVNNIAVVSNPEKGLKISINSPVIYPKISVIDPSFQVTLPEKQTVYGGVDIIAHILERVLDGDENSELIDELGYSLIRTMIRVIPDLIEDPKNYDLRCEYALAGAMAHCGFLSMGRTARGDFSSHRMGHSISLLFGAAHGASLSIIMPAWARYLYEDNPVPFARLGEAVFDIYDGSDEEKALDAIEALEDFFKDINAPTTLRELGIKEDDVQKLADNASRGESFGVLSKLEPEDVLEIFKLAY, encoded by the coding sequence ATGCAGAATTTTACGTGGCACAATCCGACTGAATTAATATTCGGTAAAGATACAGTCAAAGATTTAGCACCCAGACTCAAAGCTGATAATATTAAAGGCGTTTTGCTTGTGTTCGGCGGTAAGGGTACATTTAAGAGCGGTGCTTATTCACAAGTTACTGAAATGTTAAACAAGGCCGGAATAAATTTTTCTGAAGTCAACGATGTTAAGTCTAATCCCAGAATCGACAAAGTCCGCGAGGGAATTTCACGCGTAAAAGCAGGGGGAATTGACGCGATTCTCCCAGTGGGCGGCGGTTCAGTTTTCGACACTTCAAAGTCAATTGCTGCGGGGTCATGCTATGACGGCGACGTATGGGACTTATTCGAGGATAAATCAAAAATTTCTAAGGCACTCCCTATTTACGGCGTATTAACCGCGTCGGCATCATCGAGTGAAGTAAATAATATCGCAGTCGTCAGCAATCCTGAAAAAGGTCTGAAGATTTCAATTAACAGCCCTGTAATTTATCCTAAAATTTCAGTGATTGATCCCTCGTTTCAAGTTACTTTACCGGAAAAACAGACAGTTTACGGCGGAGTTGATATTATAGCTCATATTCTTGAAAGAGTCTTAGACGGCGACGAGAACAGCGAATTAATTGACGAACTCGGCTATTCTTTGATTCGTACGATGATACGAGTCATTCCTGATTTAATAGAAGATCCGAAAAATTATGATTTACGCTGTGAATATGCTTTGGCGGGTGCTATGGCGCATTGCGGATTTCTCTCAATGGGAAGGACTGCGCGCGGGGATTTTTCCTCACATCGTATGGGACACTCTATCAGCTTATTATTCGGGGCTGCTCACGGTGCGTCACTGTCAATTATTATGCCTGCGTGGGCTAGATATTTATACGAAGATAACCCCGTACCATTTGCGAGGCTCGGCGAGGCAGTATTTGATATTTATGACGGCTCAGACGAAGAGAAGGCACTTGACGCTATTGAGGCACTAGAAGATTTCTTCAAAGATATTAACGCTCCTACGACATTAAGAGAGTTAGGCATAAAAGAAGATGACGTGCAGAAATTAGCCGATAATGCTTCACGGGGCGAGTCATTCGGAGTATTAAGCAAATTAGAACCTGAAGACGTACTAGAAATTTTCAAGTTAGCATATTAA